The Chelatococcus sp. HY11 genome includes a window with the following:
- a CDS encoding amidohydrolase/deacetylase family metallohydrolase: MLEQWAQEAGGRTRILVRNVRPVAFGGDAPEPQVDILIDETGRIAAVGRGLAADGEMRIIEGNNAYVSPGWVDLHAHVWHGGTDISIRPEQAGLQRGVTTIVDAGSAGEANFHGFREYVIDRAPERIRAFLNVGSIGLVACNRVSELIDTRSIDMDRSLAVIEANRDVIVGIKCRASGVIVGSWGITPLKIAKKMARVAGLPMMVHVGEAPPTYDEVLALLDPGDIVTHCFNGKAGSSIIEDQYLWDLVLRCADRGVRLDIGHGGASFSFKVAEVALQRGLKPFSISTDLHLRSMDSAVWDMATTMSKLLSVGMPFEDVVTASTTAPMTAVGLPVAGLLAVGSAAEFTIFDLVDDDVTVMDSLGQPAHLTRMFEPRFAIRGGHVAEAARYRPRQRERAPCCGFEDRLTRQD, encoded by the coding sequence ATGCTGGAACAATGGGCCCAGGAAGCCGGAGGACGCACGCGCATCCTCGTGCGCAACGTGCGGCCGGTCGCCTTCGGCGGTGACGCGCCCGAGCCGCAGGTGGATATCTTGATCGACGAGACCGGCCGGATCGCCGCCGTCGGCCGGGGCCTCGCGGCTGACGGCGAGATGCGCATCATCGAAGGCAACAACGCCTATGTATCGCCCGGCTGGGTGGATCTGCACGCACATGTCTGGCACGGCGGCACCGACATCTCGATACGGCCGGAGCAAGCCGGCCTGCAGCGGGGCGTCACGACGATCGTCGATGCCGGCTCCGCCGGTGAGGCGAATTTCCACGGTTTCCGGGAATATGTGATCGATCGGGCGCCGGAGCGTATCCGCGCCTTCCTGAATGTCGGATCGATCGGCCTCGTTGCCTGTAACCGTGTGAGCGAACTCATCGATACGCGCTCCATCGACATGGACCGCTCGTTGGCTGTCATCGAAGCCAATCGCGACGTCATCGTCGGCATCAAATGTCGCGCCAGCGGCGTCATCGTCGGCAGCTGGGGCATCACGCCGCTGAAAATCGCGAAGAAGATGGCGCGGGTCGCCGGCCTGCCGATGATGGTCCATGTGGGCGAAGCACCGCCGACCTATGACGAGGTGCTCGCCCTTCTCGATCCGGGCGACATCGTCACCCATTGCTTCAATGGCAAGGCCGGTTCGTCGATCATCGAGGACCAATACCTCTGGGATCTCGTGCTGCGTTGCGCCGACCGCGGCGTTCGCCTTGATATCGGTCACGGGGGCGCTTCATTTTCCTTCAAGGTCGCCGAAGTCGCTCTTCAGCGCGGACTGAAGCCCTTCTCGATCTCCACGGACCTGCATCTGCGTTCGATGGATTCAGCGGTTTGGGACATGGCCACGACCATGTCCAAGCTCCTGTCCGTGGGCATGCCATTTGAGGACGTGGTGACAGCATCAACGACGGCGCCCATGACGGCCGTGGGCTTGCCTGTCGCGGGTCTGCTCGCTGTCGGGAGCGCTGCTGAGTTCACCATTTTCGATCTTGTTGATGACGACGTGACGGTGATGGATTCGCTCGGGCAGCCAGCGCATCTCACCCGGATGTTCGAGCCACGCTTTGCCATTCGGGGCGGCCATGTGGCGGAGGCCGCTCGCTACAGGCCGCGGCAACGCGAACGCGCGCCGTGCTGTGGATTCGAGGACCGCCTAACACGACAGGATTGA
- a CDS encoding ABC transporter permease, with the protein MATIDTHTFPTRPSLLRRSMQRKTMIVGIAVLAIFALAGALAPWVTPYSPSRLSVANRLLPPSDLHFFGTDDFGRDVFTRVVYSARTSLFVGFAVVVFSSVIGVTLGLLAGFFRRLDPPISRLLDAMMSFPDILLAISLVAALGPTLVNVIVALGIVYAPRLARIVRASTLVIRELPYVEAARAIGASTPHIMVMHVLRNITSPILVQGTFIFASAILAEAGLSFLGVGVSPDVPTWGTMISLGRQYMDQAWWILLFPGLAVVIAVLSLQLVGDGLRDLLDPRFSKDL; encoded by the coding sequence ATGGCTACGATCGACACCCACACCTTCCCGACACGGCCATCGCTGCTCAGGCGCTCGATGCAGCGCAAGACAATGATCGTCGGCATCGCCGTGCTCGCGATCTTTGCGCTCGCGGGGGCTCTGGCGCCTTGGGTCACCCCCTATTCGCCCTCGCGTCTGTCCGTGGCCAACAGGCTGCTGCCGCCCTCGGACCTACACTTTTTCGGCACGGATGATTTCGGCCGGGATGTCTTCACGCGTGTCGTCTATTCCGCGCGAACCTCGTTGTTCGTTGGCTTCGCCGTCGTGGTCTTCTCGTCCGTCATCGGCGTCACGCTCGGGCTGCTGGCGGGCTTTTTCCGCAGGCTCGACCCGCCGATCTCACGGCTTCTCGATGCCATGATGTCGTTCCCCGATATCCTGCTGGCCATTTCGCTGGTCGCGGCGCTCGGGCCGACCCTGGTGAATGTCATCGTCGCGCTCGGCATCGTCTATGCGCCACGTCTGGCACGCATCGTGCGCGCCTCCACGCTGGTCATCCGCGAATTGCCCTATGTCGAAGCCGCGCGCGCCATCGGCGCTTCGACGCCGCACATCATGGTCATGCACGTGCTGCGCAACATCACGTCGCCGATTTTGGTCCAGGGGACGTTCATTTTTGCCAGCGCCATCCTCGCTGAGGCGGGCTTATCCTTCCTCGGTGTCGGCGTGTCGCCCGACGTGCCCACCTGGGGAACGATGATCAGCCTCGGCCGCCAGTACATGGACCAGGCTTGGTGGATCCTCTTGTTTCCGGGGTTGGCGGTCGTCATAGCGGTGCTCTCGCTGCAGCTCGTCGGGGATGGCCTGCGCGACCTGCTGGATCCACGTTTTTCCAAAGACTTATGA
- a CDS encoding GntR family transcriptional regulator — MTSDKTGLMERALREAIEEGRYGPGHSIPSERQLMEEYSLSRTTIRRAIDALVDAGRLERRPGSGTFVVDRLASIRPGQIPPTRLALIIPTFSSPFYGEMIDGMEQEARSRELKVMASQSEYRFETESEQLTEVANDPTIGGAVVAPGAIDRPTNGALRVIEAGKPLVYVGRWPKGLKIDAISTDYLTAAKLAVEHLIALGHRRIAYVEGAPHFDNFSPYSGYSEALKDARIAQHTELVCLPDLPSQEAGHAAVTDLVRRGVEFTAVFARNDVTAVGVMRALRERGLSIPRDVSVAAINNSLLARSLDPPVTTVDPFPSTLGRLALKLLHERVSGQYAGPPIRITLDPTLNVRESSGPPPRGRR; from the coding sequence ATGACTTCAGATAAGACCGGACTGATGGAGCGCGCGCTGCGCGAGGCAATCGAGGAAGGGCGATATGGGCCCGGCCACTCGATTCCGTCCGAGCGGCAGCTTATGGAGGAGTATTCCCTGTCGCGCACCACCATCCGGCGGGCGATCGATGCGCTCGTCGATGCCGGCAGGCTGGAGCGCAGGCCCGGAAGTGGTACCTTCGTGGTAGACCGTTTGGCGAGCATACGCCCTGGCCAGATACCTCCCACGCGACTCGCGCTGATCATCCCGACCTTTTCCAGTCCGTTCTACGGCGAGATGATCGACGGCATGGAGCAGGAGGCGCGCAGCCGTGAACTCAAGGTCATGGCCAGCCAGTCCGAATATCGCTTCGAAACCGAAAGCGAGCAGCTCACCGAAGTCGCGAATGATCCAACGATCGGTGGGGCGGTCGTCGCGCCCGGCGCCATCGACCGGCCGACCAACGGAGCGCTCAGGGTCATCGAGGCGGGCAAACCGCTTGTCTATGTTGGTCGCTGGCCGAAGGGACTCAAGATCGACGCCATATCGACCGATTATCTGACAGCCGCCAAGCTCGCCGTGGAGCACCTCATCGCGCTCGGCCATCGGCGCATCGCCTATGTCGAGGGGGCGCCGCATTTCGACAATTTCTCGCCTTACAGCGGCTACAGCGAAGCGCTGAAGGACGCGCGAATTGCCCAGCATACCGAATTGGTGTGCCTGCCGGATCTTCCCTCGCAAGAGGCCGGGCATGCGGCGGTGACTGATCTCGTCCGCCGTGGCGTGGAGTTCACCGCCGTCTTCGCGCGCAATGACGTGACCGCTGTCGGCGTGATGCGGGCCTTGCGCGAGCGAGGGCTCAGCATTCCGCGCGATGTCTCCGTCGCCGCCATCAACAACAGCCTTCTCGCCCGTTCACTCGATCCACCCGTAACCACGGTCGATCCCTTTCCGTCGACGCTGGGCCGCCTCGCGCTCAAGCTCCTGCACGAAAGGGTCTCGGGACAATACGCCGGTCCCCCTATTCGCATCACGCTGGATCCGACGCTCAATGTGCGCGAGTCGAGCGGGCCACCGCCGCGGGGACGCCGATGA
- a CDS encoding ABC transporter substrate-binding protein, whose protein sequence is MNRKYHSLLAAALIALPFYSGSATAEPKRGGIINVATVGEPPTLDPMVSTADLVGIVSQHIFETLYTFGKDWKITPLLAEALPDISPDGKVYTIKLRDGIAFHDGGTMTSRDVAASLKRWMENASRGKQTAANIASIEPVDDLTVKITLKEAYAPLLALLAFNNSAAIVLKADNQAVPLAKVAGTGPYALKERKADQYIQLTRFDGYTSRTGEADFYGGARKQYLDEIRFVPVPDPNTRVEGAVAGQFAYADSLPVESFDRLKTGKSTPVVLKSFGWPVFVMNTKEGITSKLETRQAVQAALDPNDMLLAAFGSKDFYEVDGALYPKGFIWHTEEGTKLYNQANPEKAKSLLDKAGYKGEPLVILTSRQYEFHYKMAQVAKAYLEQAGFKVDMQVVDWATLTQRRADPKLWSIYITHSPFLPEPALSSYMSDASPGWWSTPAKQAAIGPFNTAVNTDERVKLFAKVQEAVFAEAPLYKVGNFNALYAQAPNLKGVEPAPWPFFWNASLD, encoded by the coding sequence ATGAATCGGAAATATCATTCCCTTCTGGCGGCGGCCTTGATCGCGCTTCCATTCTATTCAGGAAGTGCTACCGCTGAACCGAAACGTGGCGGTATTATCAACGTGGCGACCGTCGGCGAGCCACCGACACTCGATCCTATGGTCTCGACGGCCGATCTCGTCGGCATCGTTAGCCAGCATATCTTCGAGACGCTCTACACCTTCGGCAAGGACTGGAAGATCACGCCTCTCCTTGCCGAGGCGCTGCCCGACATATCGCCGGACGGCAAAGTCTACACGATCAAACTGCGTGACGGGATCGCCTTCCACGACGGAGGTACCATGACCTCCCGCGATGTTGCCGCGTCGCTCAAGCGCTGGATGGAAAATGCCTCTCGCGGCAAGCAAACCGCCGCCAATATCGCGTCGATCGAGCCTGTCGACGACTTGACCGTGAAGATCACGTTGAAGGAGGCCTACGCGCCACTGCTTGCCCTGCTGGCCTTCAACAATTCAGCGGCCATTGTCCTCAAGGCTGACAATCAGGCGGTTCCGCTGGCCAAGGTCGCGGGCACCGGGCCCTATGCCCTGAAAGAGCGTAAGGCGGACCAGTATATCCAGCTCACGCGCTTCGATGGATACACGTCCCGCACCGGCGAGGCCGATTTTTATGGTGGGGCGCGCAAGCAATATCTTGATGAGATCCGGTTTGTTCCGGTCCCGGATCCCAACACGCGCGTTGAAGGGGCCGTCGCCGGACAATTTGCCTATGCCGATTCCTTGCCGGTCGAGTCCTTCGATCGTCTGAAGACAGGCAAGTCGACCCCGGTCGTCCTGAAGTCCTTCGGCTGGCCCGTGTTCGTGATGAACACGAAGGAAGGCATCACGTCGAAGCTCGAGACGCGCCAGGCTGTCCAGGCCGCGCTCGATCCGAATGACATGCTCCTGGCCGCGTTCGGTTCCAAGGACTTCTACGAGGTCGATGGCGCGCTCTACCCAAAGGGCTTCATCTGGCATACCGAGGAGGGCACGAAGCTCTACAACCAGGCCAACCCCGAGAAGGCGAAGTCCTTGCTCGACAAGGCCGGCTACAAGGGCGAGCCGCTCGTCATCCTGACGAGCCGGCAATACGAATTCCACTACAAGATGGCGCAGGTGGCCAAGGCCTACCTCGAGCAGGCCGGCTTCAAGGTCGACATGCAGGTGGTGGACTGGGCGACGCTGACGCAGCGCCGGGCTGATCCGAAGCTGTGGAGCATCTATATCACGCACAGCCCGTTCCTGCCTGAACCGGCGCTGTCGAGCTATATGTCGGATGCCTCGCCAGGCTGGTGGTCTACCCCCGCGAAACAGGCGGCGATTGGCCCGTTCAATACGGCGGTCAATACCGATGAGCGTGTCAAATTGTTCGCCAAGGTGCAGGAAGCCGTCTTCGCTGAGGCTCCACTCTACAAGGTTGGCAATTTCAACGCGCTTTACGCACAGGCCCCGAACCTGAAGGGCGTCGAACCCGCCCCTTGGCCGTTCTTCTGGAACGCATCGCTGGACTGA
- a CDS encoding FAD-binding protein, with product MSTCLFREGDAITPSDRQGFDRRWSAPNLERVYTPLTAEDALNAAENFIRTYNHDEVQIVSGRHCYENFVYSDKTKCIVDVTGLRDFGLDKDKGYYIGTGNANWDMYQILNNVFGKTLPAGSCYSVGLGGHVTGGGYGLLSRLYGLTVDWLTGVSIVVIRNKRAELIYCDKDKNADLFWALRGGGGGNFGIITHYYFKELPRSPDYMYISTITLPWANITRDVLFQYFQTYAENECYQGQQTWNNFNIFHINHKKTGSLSLSSFTYYDKYLHGDINNFEQYLLTATNARKQRYASIGAISNTPAPHIGHPAWLADNGLFLTGEDALPYRKYTYLEGTQNVNGSGPNRYGKYKSAYLKQAIPRDQSDKYFYYMTEQPDGADLSSTLFQLDSYGGKINKVQSKDTAIAQRSSIVKIQYETYWYEDSQNASANTAVAEANVKWLQDMYKDVYANWDGIPLPRGFSDPLVDGCYFNYCDIDIGVNNSDYSMNGAQYPIDRAMTAYFGNNYVGSFSHPSIFRIKQAWNPDNWFASSQSIPAVNANAAA from the coding sequence ATGTCCACATGTCTTTTCAGAGAAGGTGATGCCATTACGCCCTCCGATCGGCAGGGCTTCGACAGGCGCTGGAGCGCGCCCAATCTGGAGCGCGTCTATACGCCGCTCACCGCCGAGGATGCGCTCAACGCAGCGGAGAATTTCATCAGGACTTATAATCATGATGAAGTTCAGATCGTCAGCGGCCGTCATTGCTACGAGAATTTCGTATACAGCGACAAGACGAAATGTATTGTCGACGTGACCGGATTGAGGGATTTCGGCCTCGACAAGGACAAGGGGTATTACATCGGAACAGGTAATGCTAATTGGGATATGTATCAGATCCTCAATAACGTCTTCGGGAAGACGTTACCTGCCGGATCGTGCTATTCCGTTGGTCTTGGCGGCCATGTGACGGGTGGCGGCTACGGCCTCCTGTCTCGTCTCTACGGACTGACCGTGGATTGGTTGACGGGCGTCAGTATCGTTGTCATCCGCAACAAAAGGGCTGAGCTTATCTATTGCGACAAGGACAAGAACGCGGACCTGTTTTGGGCGCTGCGCGGCGGCGGGGGTGGGAATTTCGGGATCATCACGCACTATTACTTCAAGGAGCTGCCACGTTCCCCTGATTATATGTATATCAGCACGATCACGCTCCCTTGGGCCAACATAACTAGAGATGTACTGTTTCAGTATTTTCAAACTTATGCCGAGAATGAGTGCTATCAGGGCCAGCAGACGTGGAACAATTTCAACATATTTCATATCAACCATAAAAAGACAGGTTCGCTCTCGCTGTCATCGTTTACTTATTATGATAAATATCTGCACGGTGACATCAACAATTTTGAACAGTATTTGCTCACCGCGACCAATGCGCGCAAGCAGCGCTATGCCAGCATCGGCGCAATTTCCAATACACCCGCGCCGCATATCGGCCACCCCGCCTGGCTGGCTGACAATGGCCTCTTCCTGACGGGAGAAGACGCTCTGCCCTATCGAAAATATACATATCTTGAGGGGACGCAGAACGTGAATGGTTCTGGGCCGAACCGATATGGGAAATACAAGTCCGCTTATCTCAAGCAGGCGATCCCGCGAGATCAGAGTGACAAGTATTTTTATTACATGACGGAGCAGCCAGACGGCGCAGATCTTAGCTCCACGCTCTTCCAGCTTGATTCCTATGGGGGGAAAATAAACAAGGTTCAATCAAAGGACACAGCGATCGCGCAGCGCTCCTCCATTGTGAAAATTCAGTACGAGACATACTGGTATGAGGATTCGCAGAATGCCAGCGCCAATACCGCTGTCGCGGAAGCCAACGTCAAGTGGCTTCAGGATATGTACAAGGACGTTTACGCGAACTGGGACGGCATTCCATTACCGCGGGGGTTCTCAGATCCGCTTGTTGATGGGTGCTATTTCAACTACTGCGATATCGATATTGGTGTGAATAACAGCGATTATTCAATGAATGGCGCTCAATATCCTATTGATAGGGCCATGACCGCGTATTTCGGCAACAATTACGTTGGGTCTTTTTCGCATCCAAGTATTTTCAGGATAAAGCAGGCGTGGAACCCGGACAACTGGTTTGCGAGCAGCCAGTCCATTCCGGCCGTGAACGCTAACGCAGCCGCATGA
- a CDS encoding lactonase family protein: MTDCHFLVGSFTESYADFRAAGEGISLVRLGEDGHLALVDRVDDLPNPSYLKPIGPNRCLATLEVDDARSGIATIAADHEAGRLHLLHRQTTPGQVLCHLDVDPTGQWLAGAFYGSGHVLTRAVDADGRVSEAGGMAKRHGHSVHPIRQTIPHPHAVRFSPDGSWIVVPDLGTDEVASYAFTNGELASTPSFIWRAPAGAGPRLVHFSRDGRYVLLVHELTSEVSSLSFRGGRLEEIARVSTLRTAFTGENTAAGLHWHPTRSTFAVSNRGAHAITFFEFDDASGAISPWFDSPSGGDKPRDFAFSPCGRWVITANQNDDSVMVWDIDWQEGRGRFTGFQIKIGTPSCIRFMK, encoded by the coding sequence ATGACTGATTGCCATTTCCTGGTGGGCAGCTTCACGGAGAGCTATGCGGATTTTCGTGCGGCGGGGGAGGGGATTTCTCTCGTCCGGCTTGGCGAGGACGGACATCTCGCGCTCGTCGATCGCGTCGACGATCTGCCGAACCCGTCATACCTCAAGCCCATCGGGCCCAATCGTTGTCTCGCCACGCTGGAGGTCGACGACGCCCGGAGCGGTATCGCAACGATCGCGGCCGATCACGAGGCCGGGAGGCTCCATCTCCTTCATCGCCAGACGACCCCGGGGCAGGTTTTGTGTCACCTCGATGTCGACCCGACGGGCCAATGGCTCGCAGGAGCGTTCTACGGCAGCGGGCATGTCCTGACGCGCGCTGTCGATGCCGACGGCCGGGTCAGTGAAGCGGGAGGCATGGCGAAGCGCCATGGCCACAGCGTCCACCCGATACGCCAGACCATTCCGCATCCCCATGCGGTGCGCTTCTCACCGGATGGCAGCTGGATCGTCGTGCCCGACCTCGGCACCGACGAGGTTGCCAGTTACGCCTTCACGAATGGCGAACTCGCGTCGACGCCGTCATTCATCTGGCGCGCGCCAGCGGGAGCTGGACCGCGGCTCGTTCATTTCAGCAGGGACGGGCGCTATGTCCTGCTTGTTCATGAACTGACCAGCGAGGTCTCTTCCTTGAGTTTCCGCGGTGGCCGGCTTGAGGAAATTGCGCGTGTTTCGACCTTGCGCACGGCTTTTACTGGCGAAAACACCGCGGCGGGGCTGCATTGGCATCCCACTCGGAGTACCTTTGCCGTCTCGAACCGCGGCGCCCACGCCATCACGTTCTTCGAATTCGACGATGCGAGCGGCGCGATATCGCCTTGGTTCGATAGTCCAAGCGGCGGCGACAAGCCGCGTGACTTCGCTTTCTCACCGTGCGGACGCTGGGTCATCACAGCGAACCAGAACGATGACAGTGTCATGGTGTGGGATATCGACTGGCAAGAAGGGCGTGGCCGCTTCACAGGCTTCCAGATCAAAATAGGAACGCCAAGCTGCATTCGCTTTATGAAGTAA
- a CDS encoding aminotransferase class V-fold PLP-dependent enzyme, translating into MSTDIRMELGVRPIINVSGTMTGLGASIVVPDAVDTIARVLPQFVEINDLQRRASEVIARLTGGESGFVTASCAAGITLAVAGAMTGQDLAAVERLPDARGLKDEVVVLSGHLVSFGAPVEQSIRLAGAKVVPVGQVTSAYGYQLAGAITERTAAALYVVSHHTVQFGQIPLDEFAAIAHEKGVPVIVDAASEYDLRGFLAAGADMALYSSHKFLGGPTGGIVAGRKGLVRAAFLQNLGIGRGMKIGKEGIAGTIAALKAWERREHAGIRAREFRALELWKIGLAARPGVTATIVADPTNNPLDRLQVNINPEAAHITAWDLADALAAGKPPVIVRDHEVEHGYFFMDPCNLHPEQEHQVMARLNEELDKAQQSNSVIATPLAERRKRRVEALLRWPD; encoded by the coding sequence ATGAGCACGGATATCCGAATGGAGCTTGGCGTTCGCCCGATCATCAACGTGTCAGGCACCATGACCGGCCTCGGAGCTTCGATCGTCGTGCCGGACGCGGTCGACACGATCGCTCGGGTGCTGCCGCAATTTGTCGAGATCAATGACCTGCAACGCCGCGCCAGCGAGGTGATCGCGCGGCTCACAGGCGGCGAAAGCGGCTTCGTGACCGCCTCGTGCGCGGCGGGTATCACCTTGGCTGTGGCCGGAGCCATGACGGGTCAGGATCTCGCGGCCGTCGAGCGGTTGCCGGATGCGCGTGGCCTGAAGGATGAAGTGGTGGTCCTCAGCGGGCATCTCGTCAGCTTCGGCGCACCGGTCGAACAGAGCATCCGGCTCGCGGGGGCCAAGGTTGTTCCGGTGGGGCAGGTGACAAGCGCCTATGGCTACCAGCTCGCGGGGGCCATCACCGAACGCACGGCGGCGGCGCTCTATGTGGTCTCCCACCACACGGTTCAATTCGGGCAGATCCCTTTGGATGAGTTCGCCGCGATTGCCCATGAGAAGGGCGTGCCGGTGATAGTCGATGCAGCCTCCGAATATGACCTTCGGGGCTTTCTGGCCGCCGGGGCGGACATGGCCCTCTATTCCTCCCACAAGTTCCTGGGGGGCCCGACGGGCGGCATCGTCGCCGGGCGTAAGGGTCTTGTGCGTGCTGCCTTTCTGCAGAACCTCGGCATCGGCCGCGGCATGAAGATTGGCAAGGAAGGGATTGCCGGAACAATCGCCGCCCTGAAAGCCTGGGAGCGGCGCGAGCACGCGGGCATTCGGGCGCGAGAGTTCAGGGCGCTCGAGCTCTGGAAGATCGGGCTCGCCGCTCGCCCAGGTGTCACGGCCACCATTGTCGCGGATCCGACGAACAACCCTCTCGATCGTCTGCAGGTCAATATCAACCCGGAAGCGGCTCATATAACAGCCTGGGACCTCGCTGATGCGCTGGCGGCGGGGAAGCCGCCGGTCATCGTGCGGGACCACGAAGTCGAGCACGGCTATTTCTTCATGGACCCCTGTAACCTGCATCCTGAGCAGGAACACCAGGTGATGGCACGCCTCAACGAAGAGCTCGACAAGGCGCAACAGTCGAACAGTGTCATTGCAACGCCACTTGCCGAGAGGCGTAAACGGCGCGTTGAAGCACTCCTGCGCTGGCCGGACTAG
- the glp gene encoding gephyrin-like molybdotransferase Glp has protein sequence MSGEGKKAGGVGLTSVADALSTIVGMAGSALPAERLPLAVCRGRYLARDLEALRTQPPFDASAMDGYAVRDIDVSSLPATLRVIGTSAAGHRYEGTLGPGEAVRIFTGAPVPAGADRVVIQEDTTRDGDDVVVTAQSSSSTNIRAAGLDFTTGQVLIRAGARLDARLLALAAAMGHGALPVRRRPRVAILATGDELVRPGEPMGPDQIVASNSYAVAAMAEDEGAEVIDLGIAGDSFVALEAAINAAREAKADVLVTLGGASVGDHDLVQSALTAQGMELGFWRIAMRPGKPLMHGRLGDMAILGLPGNPVSAIVCAQLFLIPLLRRLGGDPDALADMSEEAELAADLSANDFRQDYLRAELIDRPDGVPLVRPFGRQDSSMLSTLAASGALVLRAPHAPAAKAGARCRIMRLR, from the coding sequence TTGAGCGGAGAAGGCAAGAAAGCGGGGGGCGTCGGCCTCACATCGGTGGCGGACGCCCTTTCGACGATCGTCGGCATGGCGGGTTCAGCGCTACCGGCCGAGCGACTGCCGCTTGCCGTCTGTCGTGGTCGTTATCTCGCTCGGGATCTCGAGGCGTTGCGGACCCAGCCGCCCTTCGACGCCTCGGCGATGGACGGCTACGCGGTTCGCGACATCGACGTCAGCTCCCTGCCCGCGACGCTTCGCGTCATCGGAACCAGCGCCGCAGGGCATCGCTATGAGGGCACGCTCGGTCCGGGCGAGGCCGTGCGGATATTCACCGGCGCGCCGGTGCCGGCAGGTGCCGACCGTGTCGTGATCCAGGAAGACACGACGCGCGATGGCGATGATGTGGTTGTGACCGCCCAGTCATCATCATCAACCAATATTCGTGCCGCCGGGCTCGATTTCACAACCGGCCAGGTGCTCATCCGTGCTGGCGCGCGGCTGGATGCGCGGCTCCTCGCCCTTGCGGCGGCCATGGGTCATGGTGCCCTGCCCGTCCGCCGGCGTCCACGTGTGGCGATCCTCGCAACAGGCGATGAGCTGGTTCGGCCGGGTGAACCCATGGGCCCCGACCAGATCGTGGCGTCCAACAGCTACGCCGTGGCGGCGATGGCCGAGGACGAGGGCGCGGAGGTGATCGATCTTGGCATCGCCGGCGACAGCTTCGTCGCTCTTGAAGCCGCCATCAACGCGGCCCGAGAGGCCAAAGCCGATGTGCTGGTGACGCTGGGCGGGGCCTCCGTCGGCGACCACGACCTCGTGCAATCGGCCCTGACGGCCCAGGGCATGGAGCTTGGCTTCTGGCGGATCGCCATGCGCCCGGGCAAGCCCCTCATGCACGGCCGGCTTGGTGACATGGCCATCCTCGGATTGCCGGGAAACCCGGTCTCCGCAATCGTCTGCGCCCAGCTTTTCCTGATACCTCTTCTGCGCCGGCTGGGCGGTGATCCCGACGCGCTCGCCGACATGAGCGAGGAGGCGGAACTCGCGGCAGACTTATCAGCTAACGACTTCCGCCAGGATTATCTGCGCGCCGAACTCATCGATCGCCCGGATGGCGTGCCGCTGGTGCGCCCCTTCGGGCGGCAGGACAGCTCGATGCTGAGCACGCTTGCCGCCTCAGGCGCCCTTGTCCTGCGCGCGCCCCATGCGCCGGCCGCGAAGGCCGGCGCGCGCTGCAGGATCATGCGGCTGCGTTAG
- a CDS encoding ABC transporter permease: MVGYILNRFVGMIIVMFIVATVVFVIVRVTPGDPAAVMLGPDATAADIAALRIQLGLDRPLLIQYLAFLEQVARGDLGRSIFLDQPVLSALAQRAEPTFFLTLFAIVIACAIALPVGIMAAWKRGTWTDQLVTAVAMLSASIPSFWLGLIFIQFFSVRMGWFPTSGYGGPGESFAGRMQHLVLPAVTLGIISSALITRFTRTSMIEVLSSDYIRTARAKGVSHMKVLLQHALKNALIPILTVIGLTAAVLISGAVVTETVFGLPGVGNLVVSAVLRRDYPVIQGALLIVAGLYVLLNFIIDMLYLVVDPRVRF; this comes from the coding sequence ATGGTTGGTTACATTCTCAATCGCTTTGTCGGCATGATCATCGTCATGTTCATCGTGGCGACGGTGGTGTTCGTCATCGTCCGTGTGACGCCCGGTGACCCGGCTGCCGTCATGCTCGGTCCTGACGCGACTGCCGCCGATATTGCCGCGCTGCGCATCCAACTCGGGCTCGACCGGCCTCTGCTGATCCAATATCTCGCTTTTCTCGAGCAGGTTGCGCGCGGTGATCTCGGCCGCTCGATCTTTCTGGACCAGCCGGTTCTGAGCGCGCTCGCTCAACGCGCCGAGCCCACCTTCTTCCTGACCCTTTTCGCCATCGTCATCGCCTGCGCGATCGCATTGCCCGTCGGTATCATGGCGGCGTGGAAGCGTGGCACATGGACGGACCAACTGGTGACAGCCGTGGCGATGCTGTCGGCCAGTATTCCGAGCTTTTGGCTCGGCCTCATCTTCATCCAGTTCTTCTCCGTGCGCATGGGCTGGTTTCCGACGTCCGGATATGGCGGGCCGGGGGAGAGCTTCGCGGGGCGCATGCAGCATCTCGTGCTGCCGGCGGTGACCCTCGGTATCATCAGCTCCGCCCTCATTACCCGCTTTACACGCACCAGCATGATCGAGGTGTTGTCGAGCGACTATATCCGCACGGCGCGCGCCAAGGGCGTCAGCCACATGAAGGTGCTGTTGCAGCATGCGCTGAAGAACGCGCTCATTCCGATCCTCACCGTCATCGGCCTGACGGCCGCCGTGCTGATCTCGGGCGCGGTTGTCACCGAGACGGTGTTCGGTCTGCCGGGGGTCGGCAATCTTGTGGTCTCGGCCGTGCTGCGCCGCGACTATCCGGTCATTCAGGGCGCATTGCTGATCGTCGCGGGCCTCTACGTCCTGCTGAATTTCATCATCGACATGCTCTATCTCGTCGTCGATCCGCGGGTGCGCTTCTGA